Below is a window of Planktothrix tepida PCC 9214 DNA.
CAACGTCTGGAATCTGAGATGGATAGTCCCTCCCATTCTAAAACAGAATTAATTGAAACTATCACCCGTAAATTAGGAGAGTTTATCCAAAAATAATCTCTCATCAGTCATCAGTTTTTAGTTTTTAGCAAACAACTCTTGATATAAACTGTTAAATCTTCCCCTGATAACTGATAACTGATAACTGATAACTGATAACTGATAACTGATAACTGCTATGAATGACATTGCTAAACAAGCCCATAATGGTCGTGTGGCAGCCATCATTCAAGTAATTAATGAACAAATGAGCGATTTAGGGGTAAGAACTCGTGCTGTTTTTACCCATGATGTTTTGCAATTGCTTTGTGAGGCTCAAAATCCTGAATTATTAGAAAAAACAACCATTGTCACTAAAATTCGTGGAATTTTGGAGTCTATTTCTCCGCGTAATATTCGTCGAGTCCGAATTAATAGTCGCATCCTGAAAGAACAGCAATTACTCTGGTTAGAAACCATTACCCAAGATCCAGAAGAGCAATTACTCTGGTCAGAAGATATTGTTCTCAAAAAACCGATTCTTTTTAAACGGTGGTTTAACCCCATTCCATCTCAAAGTTCTACCCCTAATCAACCCATTGTCAACAATTTATCCTCAACTCCCCAGCCAGAAAAACGTCAATTTTCACTGAGTGTAATTTTAGGTATTGGGGTAAGTTTACTATTAGGATTAATAGGATTTTGGCTATATAGCGAGTTACAATTTCAATTATTCAACGCCTTACAATATCACCGAAAATACAATGTTGAAGTATCTCCTTCCCCTCAGCAACCTTTATCTTCCGCAGAACAGTTTACCCAAGGCGTAAAACTTGCAATTGAAGCCGCCGCCGAAGGACAAGTTGCGGATACCCGTCAAGAATGGTTAGAAATTGCTCAAAAATGGCAGCAAGCTGCTGATTTAATGGCAGAAGTCTCTCCTGATTTTGAACGCTATGCAACGGCCCAAAATCGCGCCTCCCTATATCGTCGAAATCAAGAACAAGCCCAACACAAAGCGGATGAATTAAATAATGAATAGAAGTATTATCCCTATTCCCTATTCCCTATTCCCTATTCCCTATTCCCTGTTCCCTGTTCCCTATATTTTGATAAGTTTGTTCTAACATTTTCGGGGTAATCTGTTGTTTTCCGTGATAGTGGAAACGACGATTTAAACATCCGATGGTTTTGACATACGAAGACATCGTATTAATATCATGAGTAATCATTACAATCGTGATATATTCATTTAATTTTAATAATAACTCATAAATACTACTGCACATTTTCGGGTCAACGCTGGCGGTGGGTTCATCTAGGAGTAAAATTTGCGGTTCACTGGCTAAGGCTCTCGCAATGTAAACCCGTTGTCGTTGTCCTCCCGATAATTCTCCAATGGGGCGATTTCGTAAGTCTAACATTTCCACTTTTTCTAAAGCCTGAATCACAATTTCTTCATCTTTTTTTGTATAGGGTCGGAATAAAGAACCTTTTCCTAAGCGTCCCATTCTCACTACTTCATCCACCCGGACGGGAAAATTGCGATCAAACTCTAAAATTTGAGGGACATACCCTAAATAACGCCGTCCTTGAATTACAGAATGACCCATAATTTTAACCTCTCCTTTTAACGGTTTAAGTAACCCTAAAAGCACTTTAATTAACGTGGTTTTCCCGCCTCCATTAGGGCCGATTAATCCTAAAAAATCTAATTCATGAACCGTTAAGTTAATCTCTTCTAAAATCGGTTCATGGGGATCATAACCCGCCCAAACTTGGTTTAAACGAATCACTTCGTTTTTTCGATAAGGGTTTGGGGATAAATCGTGAGAATTTGACACGGGTATAAAGGTAAATTTAGGAAGTAAAATCATGGCTAAATCCAAAATAAATTAGGGGTTTAAACTTTGAGATAAATTTTCTGAAACTTTTAATAAATTATCAGACCAATTTTCATCTAAATCACTAATCATAACGACTTTACCCCCGATTTCTTTAGCTAATGTTTCCGCAGAACGAGGGCTAAATTCAGGTTGGGTAAAAATAATCTTAATGTTTTCTTTTTTAGCCTCAGAAATTAAATCTGCTAACTCCGCAGCACTCGGTTCTTGTCCTCCCACTTCAATGGCTTCCTGTTCTAAGTTATAATCCTTAGCAAAATAACCCCAAGCGGGATGAAAGACCATAAACTTTCGATTTTTGAGGGGAGTTAAGTTTTGGCTAATTTGTTGATTCAGTTGATCAATTTCTGTGAGAAACTGATTTAAGTTGGCTTGATATTCAGCTTGATGTTTAGGATCAATTTTAACTAATCCATTATAAATATTTTGAGCTTGAATTTTAACTAATTGAGGAGATAACCACACATGAGGATCTAAGGTTTCTTCTACTGAAGACTTATTTTTTTCATCGTGCTGATGTTCCACCATTGTAATCCGCTTAATTCCTTGAGTTGAATCAACGATTAACATTGTTTGATTAGCGGCTTTAATTCGATCCATCCAAGCTGTTTCAAAGGAAACACCAATGGTTATATAAGCTTCGGCATCATTTAATGCTTGTAATTGTTGAGGTTTGGGTTCATAATTATGTAAATCCACCCCTGGCGGAATCATCACATTCACTCGAACATTCTTACCGCCAATTTTTTCTACAAAATATTTTTGGGGCATAATACTAACCGTAATATCCATTACAGAATTAGCGGTTTCCGTTGATGTTTTGGTTGCGGGTGAAGGGTTATTTTCAGCCAAATCTTTAGGTGTAGAAATCCTGTTACACCCACTGATTAAACCGATGCCTAATAATAGAATTACTATTGGGGGATAAACCCACAACCTCATGTTGATGTCCTCAATGTACCTTCTTGCTCAGTTTGCCAACAACCAGCCGTGAATCAATATTCTGGGGATGGGACTTGGCTTAACTATAATGATAATCGTTTTCAAATTGTTTGGGAAGAGGGTTTCCCCTATCCCCAGGAGTAACTTGCACTCAAAAATCTAAAATTCAAAATTCCTGGTCACGGTTTATCCTAAGAACAGCAGTCTTTATTCTCCTGTGATGAATCAACGTTCTAATTCCCTAGTCTCTGTGCGGGACTTTTTCCAGCACTATCCTGAAGCGATTGCGGCGATAGTTTGCGCCATTTTGGTCTTCATGGGTTGGGTCTGCTTACAATTCGGCTGGGTCGGATTTGCATTTTTAGTGTTACCCATTGCCTATGTAATTGGGGGTTATGAAAGTGCCAAAGATGGGTTAACAACCCTGCTTAAAGAAAAACAATTTGATGTCGATTTATTAATGATTGTTGCTGCTTTAGGAGCCGCTATTTTAGGAGTTTGGAAAAAAGATTATTTCTTAATGATTGATGGGGGAATTTTAATCTTAATTTTTGCGATTAGTGGTGCCTTAGAAAGTATTGCAATGCAGCAAACAGAACGCAATATCCATAAATTGATGGAATTAACACCGGATACCGCTACCGTTATTGAGGATCAAAAAGAACAAAAAATCCCCATTAATAAATTAAAAATTGGAGATATTATTTTAGTAAAACCGGGAGAACGAATTCCCACCGATGCTGTTATTATATCTGGAAATAGTACCCTTAATCAAGCACCCATTACCGGAGAATCTATTCCCGTTGATAAAACCGTTGGAGATGAAGTGTTTGCGGGAACTTTAAATGGAAATGGAGCACTACAATTAAAGGTTCATCAACCTCCTGAAAGCAGTTTAATTCAACGGGTGATTCAGTTAGTAGAACAAGCCCAAACCGATGCTCCTCCCTCTCAGCAATGGATGGAAAAATTTGAACGAAGTTATGCTAAAATTATTGTTTTAATGGGTCTAGCATTAGGAATTTTACCTCCTTTATTCCTGGGATGGGATTGGGAAACCACGATTTATCGCGCCTTAATTTTTTTAGTTGTGGCTTCTCCCTGTGCCTTAATGGCTTCTATTATGCCCGCCTTATTATCAGGAATTGCTACGGGGGCAAGACATGGAATTTTATTTAAAAATGGGGCGCAATTAGAAAAAATTGGACGAATAAAAGCCATCGCCTTTGATAAAACCGGAACCTTAACAACTGGAAAATTAACGGTTGTCGATATTATTCCAGTTACAGGGATTTTAGAAAGTGAATTATTGCAATTAGCAGTAGCAGTAGAATCCGTTTCAGAACATCCCATCGGACAAGCCATTGCTAAATTTGCCTTGGCAAAAAATATTCCTCGAATTACCGCCGTTAATGTCGCCACTCAAATCGGGGAAGGGATTATTGGAAAAGTGGATGATGACCAGATTTTTATCGGCAAATTAGAATGGATTGATCAACATAATATTGAAGTTAATCCTGAGTTAATAGAAATTAGTGATCATTTAGAAACCGATGGAAAAACAGTGGTTTGGATTGCTAAAAACCAGCAAACTTTAGGGTTAATTGCGGTAGCTGATACCGTGCGCTTAGAGGCAAAAACCTTAATTAAAAATTTGAAAAAATTTGGTATTGAACAAGTTGTTATGCTGACAGGAGATCATCAAAGAACCGCAGATAGTGTGGCAAAACAATTGAATATTGATTTGGTTTATGCTAACTTATTACCAGAGGATAAATTAACCATTGTTCGACAATTAAAAACCCGTTATCAAGGGGTGGCAATGGTGGGAGATGGCATTAATGATGCTCCAGCATTAGCCTTAGCAGATGTGGGCATTGCGATGGGGGGGGCGGGAAATGATGTAGCCTTAGAAACGGCCGATATTGTGTTAATGACAGATCAATTGGGTAAAATATTAAAAGCGATTAAACTGGGTCGTCGGGCTAACCGTATTATTAAACAAAATATTGCCTTTGCACTTTCATTTATTGTAATTTTATTAATTTCTAACTTTTTCGGTTCTATTAATATGCCAATTGGGGTGATTGGACATGAAGGATCAACGGTATTAGTCACATTAAGTGGTTTACGGTTATTAAAAAGTTAATTCAGAAATCTTAGAAACCCGGTTTTTTGAAGAAACTGGGTTTCTAAGAGGGATTTTGTAAATTAGAAATTTGTTGAGAAAACCAGAATGCGGCGTTAAAATTATTGGTTTTTTCTAATTGTTCTAAGGTTAATTCTAATAAAGCAATGGGTAAACCGTTTAAAGCAATGGACGTGGTAATTTCCTGGTATTTACCATTGTCTTGTAAGCGAAACGCAATCACCCGTTTTCCGCGAATATCAATCACCCAATATTCAGGAATTCCTAATGCTGCATAAAGTTGTTTTTTCTCATCTAAATCCATCGCTAAAGTCGTATCTGAAATTTCCCCAACTAAATCAGGAACTCGCCACTTTTCTAAATTAATTCTGCGTAGTTCTCCTTCTTGCCATTTGGGAGAATTTTCACCAATATATAACACTTTATCCGGTGAAGCAGCCCGTTGGTTGGGTTTTTCGATCACACAACCACTAAAGGAATTTGCTAATACCCCAGGTTCCCGCGAAAACCAAACATAAAATAAAAAACTCAATAAATCGTTCACATTAGAGTGATTAATTCCTTCATTTCCCATATCAATCCACAAATATCCTTGATCAAAAGTAATATTAACGGTTTCTAAATAACGATTATTAACATAACTTAAATAATCTTCCCAAGTGGCAGGTTGCCATTGAGGAGTTTGAGCCAATTCAGGAATAGAAACTAGAGTTGTCATGGTTTCATCCTAATTTTAAGAGAACGTATATTTTATTTTAACATTAAGTTGAGGAGTGGTGCGTACACTAGACTGACGCACCCTACGGATTAGAATTTTAGTTCTTGTAATAGCCAAAATCCGGCGAAGGATTCCGAATTGGGATCAGATTGAACGGCTAGAAAATGTACATTTTTTGCCTTTTCTTTGGTGAGTTCAAAATTTTTAGCTTCCTCTTGGGTTTTAGCATCGGGTAAATTAGCTAAAATCCAGCTTTCACTTTCCCCTGTTTCTAATAATAAACTCGGACGAGAACCGCTATCTAATCGTAAATATGCTAATTCTAATCCTGACATCCAAGCAGCTAAAGGAGTCGCCCTAGAGGAGTAAATAATGAACCCTGGAATCAAGGTTTCTGGTGCTAAACCCACCATCGATAATCCGAAGGCTTCCCCAAAACTAATATCCCATTCTGACATATCAGAAAAAGCACTAGCTTCTAAGGTTACAAATGCCCATTTATCCCCCCGCAAAGCATCAGGAAGGGGTTGAGGTTGAGATGGAACAAACTGAACGGAAGGATTAGCACCTTCTTGATAATTTTCTAAAGTCGGATACAATTTTTCCATCCGTTCCTGTAACCATTGATAAAGGGCATAGGTACGCCGACTCGCATAGGCAGGAATGGCTAATTCTTTACAAGATTTGGAAATCATATTCGCCATGGGACGGCGGAAAAAGCGAATGCGAGAGGGGGAGGTAGGGGCTTGGGCGATCGCCGTTTCAAGTGCTTCTTTTAACCAAATTGAGTTAACTTGGTTACTGGGACAAAACTGGGTGTAGCGAAACATGGTTTCAGCGCGATCTTCAATATTGACCGGGGTTTCACAGATTAAGACTTCCCAAACTTTTTTACCTTCTTCGTCCCGCAGGGGGCGACTATAAAAATCGAGTTCCCAAATAGTTGATTTCATTGATGGTTAGATTCTGCTGCATAAGTTTACCCTGTTGTTAATGCTAGAGTGATTCGGTTGTTGTGATCAATGCTTCCGGGTATCCAAGCTCAAAATTAAGATAGGGTCAACGCGGACACACCCTACCCCTGTTTTAATTCATCATTTGTTTAAAAAATGCGATCGCATCTTTTAACGCCACAATAAACGCATCAATTTCGGCTTTTGTATTGTAGAAATACAAACTCGCTCTGGCGGTAGCATTAACCCCTAAATAACGATGTAAAGGTTGGGTACAATGATGTCCTGAACGAATGGCAACCCCCGCATCATCTAACATGGTTGATAAATCATTGGCATGAATTCCATCCACACTAAAAGACGCTAAGGCGGCTCTTCCTTCTCCCTGAGTATTGGGGAGGGGGCCATAGAGTTTTAACTCAGGAATTTCTCGCAATCTTTCATACAAATAAGCCGTTAATTCATGTTCATAATCAGCGATTTTATCCATGCCAATTGACATTAAATAATCAATAGCAGCCCCTAAAGCGATCGCTTCTCCAATGGCTGGAGTTCCAGCTTCAAATTTATGGGGTAATTCTCCGACGGTAAAATGATCTAAATACACCTCAGCAATCATTTCTCCCCCTCCAAAAAAGGGTGGCATGGCTTCTAATACTTCTAATTTGCCGTATAAAAAGCCTATCCCCGTTGGAGCACACATTTTATGACCGGATGCCACTAACCAATCACAATCAATTTTCTGCACGTCTAAGGGGGTATGGGGCGCACTTTGGCAACCATCAATTAATACTTTTGCACCGTATTCATGGGCAATTTGAGTAATTTCTTCAATGGGATTAATGCAACCTAAAGTATTAGAAATATGCACAACAGACACTAATTTTGTTCGGTCTGAGATTAAGGTTTTAAACTGTTCTAAGTCGAATTCTTGAGTTTCTGTTAATTCCACAAATTTGATCACAGCCCCGGTTTTTTGGGCAACCATTTGCCAAGGAACTAAATTACTATGATGTTCCATGACGCTGAGAATAATTTCATCCCCGGCTTGTAAGGTATTTAAACCCCAAGAATAGGCAACTAAATTAATGGCTTCACTGGCATTGCGGGTATAGACAATTTCTTGATAGGATTTAGCATTAATAAATTGAGCAACTTTAACCCGTGCAGCTTCATAGGCATCCGTTGCTTTTGCACTTAAGACATGAACTCCCCGATGCACATTAGAATTATAATTTTGATAATACTCTTGAATAGCATTTAAGACCGCTAAGGGTTTTTGAGATGTAGCGGCATTATCTAAATAAACTAAGGGTTGACCGTTGATTTCCTGATGCAAAATTGGGAAATCTTGACGAACAATTTCAGCAAGTGTTTTTTCTTGAGTTAGCATTATTTTGAAGATCCTTAAATTTAATTTTAGGCTCCTATAGAAACCAGGTTTCTGAACTAAAAATTTTGATGAGAAACCCGGTTTTTGGAGTTAACTAAACTCAGTGCGACAAGAAACGCAACGGGATAAGACCTGTTTTAACGTTTCGGATGGTAATTTGCCTAGAATTTCTGCCGCGAAAGCATCAATTAACAGATGACGACTCATCAGTTCACTTAACCCCCGACTGCGTAAATAGAAGACTTCATCTTCTTCTAATTGACTGACGGTTGCACCATGGGAACATTTGACATTATCTGCCACAATTTCTAACTGAGGTTTGGTGTCTATTCTTCCTTTTGAAGATAGCAATAAATTCCGACTCAGTTGATTAGCATTGGTGAACTGTGCCGTTTGTGGCACAAAGACTTTACCATTAAAAACGCCATGTGCTTTGTGATCTATAATACATTTATGGACTTGATTAAATGTCCCATGTTGATGATTAAGCATCATGGCACTGTGGGTATCAGCCAACTGTTCACTGCCAATTAATGTTAATCCGTTGAGCGTCGTTTCCGTTGCTTCTCCCCGTTGATAAATCTCTAAATTATGGCGGGATAGTTTAGCACCTAAACTCACAGCATGGCAAGTATAGCGACTATTTCGACCTTGGAAAACAACATTTTTACCAATATGAAATGCTGTGCCTGCTCCCCGTTGTAGCCTTGTATGGTTGACTTCGGCATTTTCTTCGAGGTAAATTTCAGTTACGGCATTGGTAAAATAGGGTTGAACTTTTACCTGATCAGAACATCCGAATACTTCGGCGGTTGCATAATGTTCAATAACAGTAGATGAACTTCCTGTTTCTGCTACAATTAATGCTCTGGGTTGATTGATCACCGGGCGGTTATCCGGTAAGGCGATGAATAATAAATGAATCGGGGTTTCAATTGTTTTATTCTTTTCAACCCAAACAACAGCAACATCCTTAAACCCAGTGGTATTAAGAGTAGCAAAAACGTCTTGGTTTCCTTGTTGTTGGCTGAGATAATGGGGAAGATTTTCTTGTAATTTTTCAGGAAGTTGTGCTAAATTTCCAATAAAAACCCCGTCGGGAATGTCTTGAAGATCGGAAAGATGGGGAGCATAAATCCCATTAATAAAGACAATCCGTTTGTGTTCGGCTTCCGGTACAATTAAAGAGGCGATCGCTTCGGGTTGTAATTGAACAAAAGGAGCGACTTGAAATTGATATTCTAATAACGAAGATAAATCGGTAAACCGCCATTCTTCATCTTGTCTGGTAGGGATTTCTAATTCTTTAACCCAAGTTAAGGCATGATCCCGAATATTTTGCAATTGAAGGGTAACTTCCGATGCCAAGGAGCTTTGAAGAGACGGTTGAGAGACTTCGCTTTGAATTTGTTCTAACAGATGGTTTAAATAGGACACTTCCTGTTTTTCTGTGATTGTACTATTGTTCATTAAACCCCCACCATTGCCGAAGCAACAACATCATCATAGCCTTTTTCTTCCAGTTCTAAGGCGAGTTCTTTTGTCCCCGT
It encodes the following:
- a CDS encoding Uma2 family endonuclease, giving the protein MTTLVSIPELAQTPQWQPATWEDYLSYVNNRYLETVNITFDQGYLWIDMGNEGINHSNVNDLLSFLFYVWFSREPGVLANSFSGCVIEKPNQRAASPDKVLYIGENSPKWQEGELRRINLEKWRVPDLVGEISDTTLAMDLDEKKQLYAALGIPEYWVIDIRGKRVIAFRLQDNGKYQEITTSIALNGLPIALLELTLEQLEKTNNFNAAFWFSQQISNLQNPS
- a CDS encoding SufS family cysteine desulfurase, yielding MMLTQEKTLAEIVRQDFPILHQEINGQPLVYLDNAATSQKPLAVLNAIQEYYQNYNSNVHRGVHVLSAKATDAYEAARVKVAQFINAKSYQEIVYTRNASEAINLVAYSWGLNTLQAGDEIILSVMEHHSNLVPWQMVAQKTGAVIKFVELTETQEFDLEQFKTLISDRTKLVSVVHISNTLGCINPIEEITQIAHEYGAKVLIDGCQSAPHTPLDVQKIDCDWLVASGHKMCAPTGIGFLYGKLEVLEAMPPFFGGGEMIAEVYLDHFTVGELPHKFEAGTPAIGEAIALGAAIDYLMSIGMDKIADYEHELTAYLYERLREIPELKLYGPLPNTQGEGRAALASFSVDGIHANDLSTMLDDAGVAIRSGHHCTQPLHRYLGVNATARASLYFYNTKAEIDAFIVALKDAIAFFKQMMN
- a CDS encoding heavy metal translocating P-type ATPase, whose product is MNQRSNSLVSVRDFFQHYPEAIAAIVCAILVFMGWVCLQFGWVGFAFLVLPIAYVIGGYESAKDGLTTLLKEKQFDVDLLMIVAALGAAILGVWKKDYFLMIDGGILILIFAISGALESIAMQQTERNIHKLMELTPDTATVIEDQKEQKIPINKLKIGDIILVKPGERIPTDAVIISGNSTLNQAPITGESIPVDKTVGDEVFAGTLNGNGALQLKVHQPPESSLIQRVIQLVEQAQTDAPPSQQWMEKFERSYAKIIVLMGLALGILPPLFLGWDWETTIYRALIFLVVASPCALMASIMPALLSGIATGARHGILFKNGAQLEKIGRIKAIAFDKTGTLTTGKLTVVDIIPVTGILESELLQLAVAVESVSEHPIGQAIAKFALAKNIPRITAVNVATQIGEGIIGKVDDDQIFIGKLEWIDQHNIEVNPELIEISDHLETDGKTVVWIAKNQQTLGLIAVADTVRLEAKTLIKNLKKFGIEQVVMLTGDHQRTADSVAKQLNIDLVYANLLPEDKLTIVRQLKTRYQGVAMVGDGINDAPALALADVGIAMGGAGNDVALETADIVLMTDQLGKILKAIKLGRRANRIIKQNIAFALSFIVILLISNFFGSINMPIGVIGHEGSTVLVTLSGLRLLKS
- the sufD gene encoding Fe-S cluster assembly protein SufD, with amino-acid sequence MNNSTITEKQEVSYLNHLLEQIQSEVSQPSLQSSLASEVTLQLQNIRDHALTWVKELEIPTRQDEEWRFTDLSSLLEYQFQVAPFVQLQPEAIASLIVPEAEHKRIVFINGIYAPHLSDLQDIPDGVFIGNLAQLPEKLQENLPHYLSQQQGNQDVFATLNTTGFKDVAVVWVEKNKTIETPIHLLFIALPDNRPVINQPRALIVAETGSSSTVIEHYATAEVFGCSDQVKVQPYFTNAVTEIYLEENAEVNHTRLQRGAGTAFHIGKNVVFQGRNSRYTCHAVSLGAKLSRHNLEIYQRGEATETTLNGLTLIGSEQLADTHSAMMLNHQHGTFNQVHKCIIDHKAHGVFNGKVFVPQTAQFTNANQLSRNLLLSSKGRIDTKPQLEIVADNVKCSHGATVSQLEEDEVFYLRSRGLSELMSRHLLIDAFAAEILGKLPSETLKQVLSRCVSCRTEFS
- a CDS encoding metal ABC transporter ATP-binding protein, with amino-acid sequence MILLPKFTFIPVSNSHDLSPNPYRKNEVIRLNQVWAGYDPHEPILEEINLTVHELDFLGLIGPNGGGKTTLIKVLLGLLKPLKGEVKIMGHSVIQGRRYLGYVPQILEFDRNFPVRVDEVVRMGRLGKGSLFRPYTKKDEEIVIQALEKVEMLDLRNRPIGELSGGQRQRVYIARALASEPQILLLDEPTASVDPKMCSSIYELLLKLNEYITIVMITHDINTMSSYVKTIGCLNRRFHYHGKQQITPKMLEQTYQNIGNREQGIGNRE
- a CDS encoding Tab2/Atab2 family RNA-binding protein translates to MKSTIWELDFYSRPLRDEEGKKVWEVLICETPVNIEDRAETMFRYTQFCPSNQVNSIWLKEALETAIAQAPTSPSRIRFFRRPMANMISKSCKELAIPAYASRRTYALYQWLQERMEKLYPTLENYQEGANPSVQFVPSQPQPLPDALRGDKWAFVTLEASAFSDMSEWDISFGEAFGLSMVGLAPETLIPGFIIYSSRATPLAAWMSGLELAYLRLDSGSRPSLLLETGESESWILANLPDAKTQEEAKNFELTKEKAKNVHFLAVQSDPNSESFAGFWLLQELKF
- a CDS encoding metal ABC transporter solute-binding protein, Zn/Mn family, whose protein sequence is MRLWVYPPIVILLLGIGLISGCNRISTPKDLAENNPSPATKTSTETANSVMDITVSIMPQKYFVEKIGGKNVRVNVMIPPGVDLHNYEPKPQQLQALNDAEAYITIGVSFETAWMDRIKAANQTMLIVDSTQGIKRITMVEHQHDEKNKSSVEETLDPHVWLSPQLVKIQAQNIYNGLVKIDPKHQAEYQANLNQFLTEIDQLNQQISQNLTPLKNRKFMVFHPAWGYFAKDYNLEQEAIEVGGQEPSAAELADLISEAKKENIKIIFTQPEFSPRSAETLAKEIGGKVVMISDLDENWSDNLLKVSENLSQSLNP